Proteins encoded by one window of Aspergillus puulaauensis MK2 DNA, chromosome 4, nearly complete sequence:
- a CDS encoding fumarylacetoacetate hydrolase family protein (COG:Q;~EggNog:ENOG410PK1J;~InterPro:IPR011234,IPR036663;~PFAM:PF01557;~go_function: GO:0003824 - catalytic activity [Evidence IEA]), which translates to MRATEIPWTHLVRYSSTANGPVKYGEPIVSQAGDIGKLARDGELKVKRLLGSDPFSLEKSDVVEAVYRLYGPLEPKDVPIIRCIGLNYKTHIIETGRPLPTCPTVFTKPSPAVADHDAPVPIPKLAQEQCDYEGELVIVIGREGKDIPEAETLNYVAAYTAGNDISARDWQREAGKAGPVPQWTFSKSFDSYAPLGPCLVRQDQLNEASTLSLRTLVNGDIRQEGHTSDLCFGVRKLVAFCSQGQTLQKGSLIMTGTPGGVGLFMKPPQFLKDGDVVSVEIESIGTLQNTISFQN; encoded by the exons ATGCGTGCCACCGAGATTCCCTGGACTCATCTTGTCCGCTATAGTTCGACCGCCAATGGCCCCGTCAAGTATGGAGAGCCGATTGTCAGCCAGGCTGGCGATATTGGAAAACTGGCCAGAGATGGTGAACTGAAAGTAAAGCGGCTTCTAGGCAGCGATCCGTTTTCTCTAGAGAAGTCTGATGTCGTTGAGGCTGTCTATCGTCTCTACGGTCCACTCGAACCTAAGGATGTGCCTATAATCCGCTGTATCGGCCTCAACTACAAAACACACA TTATTGAAACCGGACGGCCGCTACCTACTTGTCCTACCGTCTTCACGAAGCCGAGCCCAGCAGTGGCCGATCATGACGCCCCCGTTCCAATTCCGAAGCTTGCACAGGAGCAATGCGATTACGAGGGTGAACTCGTCATTGTCATTGGCCGTGAAGGAAAGGATATCCCAGAAGCCGAAACTCTGAACTACGTTGCTGCTTATACTGCTGGCAATGACATTTCCGCCCGGGACTGGCAACGCGAAGCTGGAAAGGCCGGTCCCGTTCCCCAGTGGACTTTCAGCAAGTCTTTTGATAGCTATGCTCCCCTGGGACCGTGCCTTGTCCGACAGGACCAGCTTAACGAAGCGAGTACGCTTTCTCTACGAACTTTGGTAAACGGAGATATTCGCCAGGAGGGCCACACGTCGGATTTGTGCTTCGGCGTGCGCAAGCTTGTTGCGTTCTGTAGCCAAGGCCAAACCCTACAGAAAGGATCTTTGATCATGACTGGGACCCCGGGTGGAGTTGGGCTTTTCATGAAGCCACCCCAGTTTCTGAAGGATGGTGACGTGGTGAGCGTCGAGATAGAGTCTATTGGTACCCTGCAAAACACCATTTCTTTTCAGAATTAG